The following are encoded together in the Microterricola viridarii genome:
- a CDS encoding GIY-YIG nuclease family protein encodes MAHVYILCCADGSYYVGNTRSLDARLEQHFSGRGSAYTGARMPVTLAFDEEYERVDEAYAREKQIQGWSRAKREALISANFALLPELSHSAGQRDTRNPNRVL; translated from the coding sequence ATGGCACACGTCTACATACTCTGCTGCGCAGACGGCAGCTACTACGTGGGCAACACACGCAGCCTTGATGCGCGCCTCGAACAGCATTTCAGCGGCCGCGGCAGCGCGTACACCGGCGCGCGGATGCCGGTCACGCTCGCCTTCGACGAGGAGTACGAGCGGGTTGACGAGGCCTACGCTCGTGAGAAACAGATCCAGGGCTGGAGCCGGGCGAAGAGGGAAGCCCTCATTAGCGCGAACTTCGCGCTGCTCCCGGAGCTCAGCCACAGCGCAGGCCAACGCGACACCCGCAACCCCAATCGCGTCCTGTGA